Within the Papaver somniferum cultivar HN1 unplaced genomic scaffold, ASM357369v1 unplaced-scaffold_132, whole genome shotgun sequence genome, the region attgttgtttgttaatggtggtggtggttggtgacaGACAGATACAGTGAAAGAAACCCATAAATAATTATACATAAAATGATTCATTTTCCCACTTCAACTCAATCTCATTATCATAAACATTTACTGTTATTTCCCAATTGTAATCATCAATCTCTTTTGTcaaatgtaaaccctaatttaatcttcttccccaaaaatcaaacACTAATTTATCCATCTAATCGGAAACTCCTCTTAAGATCATCATCAATCAAGTTAAGTTCAGATTCTTCTGATTTTGAGCTACCTCCTGTCAATGAAGATGATAATTATGATTCAGGAACTATGAGTTCTTCTTCTGTTGAATCTATGTCCCCATCAGATAGTATTATTGGGGTTGATATTGAAATCGAGGAGATTGGAAAGAATTCAAGGAGAATTCGTTCTCAGGTTGGAATTGATGCGTCTCTCGAAACTATTTGGGGTATATTGACTGATTACGAGAGATTGGCTGATTTTATTTCTGGTTTGGCTGTTAGTAAATTGCTCCAAAAGGGTGGGAGTTTTGCTAGACTTTTCCAGGTATTATATCAATTTACTGATAAatttttatatctttgtttcgttttatttttcaacATTGATTCATGAAACATTTAGGTAGACGGCATTCAAGAATGAAGTACTTGTTATACTGAAATATAGTTGTTTAGGTAGCAAACATAAATAACAGTCCCAACCAGTTTAGGGAAGGAATATGATACTTAACCTTGGTGGACAATAAACCAGAATAGTCCCGTGCCTGTAGATATAGTGGCTGCACAAGTTACCCCTAGTGTCTAGTCTTGGCGGTAGAGGTGATCTATGGGGAACAAACCCAAAGTCAAGTTGTCCTAACATTACTACGAGGTTTAGTTGTATAGAACTGTAATCTCATCCAATGAGACATCAAGAAGAAAATGGCACTGAGATCAACAAGATGTTAACGCAATCTTTTGCTGGGTGTTTGAGCTCTGTCACATGGATTTGAGTAGCTCTGTCAGCATTGCTGTGATAGAACTAACTAGTAACTAAAATGCTTTTTAACTTGGAATGGATTTGGAACAGTTCGTCAAGTAAACTATGACAATCAACCAAACCACAAATGAAAACTTTGTTATCTAGCCTGGCTGTTTGTGAAGTCTGACTAAAATTGAGACTGTTGGATTTTAAGGAAGCTGCAAAATGGGGGGAAAGAATCATTAAAAGTTAGGACTAGtttgtttttatatatatttttcctttaaAAAAGAAAGCCGTGGGGGGTGGATTTCCAGTACTATCAGTTGGCAAAGTATCACAACCCCAAACTTCTCTTTCTTCCAAGTTAGGATTGGTCCATTTTGCAATCTAAATTATTCTTAGGTTCATCCACAAATGTTATTTCTTTTAAGGGTCCTTGAATGGAGCTTTTTAAGTTTAATGCAGGTGGATCGTGGAACTTAGAAGTTAACAATATGGTTCAGACTTTGTTTTAGTTAAAGATTCATTCCAAAATGTATATTTTGCATTTTGAATGGTCATCTAAAAATGCAACGTCTCACCTCCTGTTTGTCGCTACTTGTGTTCTCTTAAGTACTCTTCATTGTGAACAGATTGGACAACAGAGCTTGGCATTGGGGCTGAAATTCGATGCCAAAGGAATTGTAGAGTGTTACGAGAAAGAACTTGAGACACTTCCTTTTGGTCGGAGGCGGGATATTGACTTCAAGATGGTTGAGGGTGATTTTCAAACCTTTGAAGGCAAATGGTCCATAGAAGAGGTAAAAACATATTCTTATATGCAACTATGAagtctttccttttatttttcttacgTGTAAAAGAATAGTAAGGTAACAATATAAGAATAGTAATCTTCGCCCTCAGAATGTAAAAAAGttgagtagattttttttttgaagcataaaattGAGTAGATGAAAATGGAATGTTGACGATGATTGTACATCCATTATACCTAATGGTTGGCTTGTTTTGGTGGGTGTGGGTTGCAGACATACACTGAAAGATACAAAAACAGCAATGAAGCAGGAGGAGTAGAAAAAGACTTTGAAAAGACAACAACACTTTGTTATGTTGTAGACGTGAAGCCAAAGATGTGGTTGCATGTACGCCTTGTGGAAGGCAGGCTCTGCAGGGAGGTTCAACTGAACCTTTCTTGTATCAGAGAAGAGGCAATGAAAGACACAGTTTTGAAAACTACTCTTCCCACTTGCTAATGCTAATATTGTAAACAAAAAAGGAAAACGACCCAATTCTTTATTTCTATGTGAACTTGCTTCTGATAGGTATATGTATATATCCATGTAATACACAACACATTCTTTTTCAAATGAAGGAGGAGGAGGAAATTGTTTCCGGATTAATCCTTGAATTGGAAGTTATCTTACATTGTCAAGAGTATGTTTTGGGGTTTGCAGCAGAATGGCGGGTACTTAACTTAAGCTTGGCAAGCTACACCGCAATAGGTCATAGTGTGGAACCAGTGGAATCTTTTGATTACCTTTATTTACTGGTGCATCTTGATTTTGGGGCgatcattttttttaaatattttaatttaaaattttGATAACTGAATATATCTTATTGAAAAACCCAGAGGTAAAGAATAGCAAAAAGGACCAAGGTCCAAGACCTTTACAATGACCGTTCATTTCAAAGCTTccttctttgcagcaagtaagGCGATCAACAAGAAGAGACGTCAATTGTCAAGACAAAGTAAATAAAACACTTTACTCAATCAATACAGTGCGAGTAACCCCAACAAGCCAGCTGCAATAAGCTGAACAAAAAAGCCCCACCATGTATGTGTTTGTATTAACTATCAAGCATGGCCCTTGCTTATGCCATATGGCATGGGAAAGATTGTGTTGGGGAATAATAAGGGCATACAACCCGTCAGTAACTTGTCGGAGGATATTCAAAAGCAGCAAAAAATTGTTAGTATCATTAATGAATTGCCACCAGTACATAGTATGTCGACTGTGTGTGAGCATTAAAGGTGTGTATCAGTATTGTGAGCTCAAGCAAAGAATTTTGCAACCATTTTCTTATTGCAAGCATCCTGTAAAAGTATTCCAAATCAAGTTAAAATGAGACTTAGAAACTTAAAACTGGAGAATTTGTGCTCCTTAAAAGTGAGTTTGTGTCAAAGTTAAAGGAAGACAAGAATCGAGGAAGCCCCAAATTCCTCCTTTCCTTTTCTTTAACACTTTATTTTTTGactgattttgttttcttttaagactttttgtttatttgattctCTTTGAATGGCTTTTGCTTGTTCTGTTATTAACTAGTAATTGATTCTTCCTCCTTACTGCTAAGTACTACTTGATCCATTATTTATCTGACAGGTTAATCTTttttctaatcatattttaatctttattttgaCAACATTTTTCTTTCAAATCTTGTCCGAAGAGAAACATTGCCAACATACCGTAACTATTCAAAAATGTCAAAAATACTACGTACATGGAACCAGTCTATTATTCCGAAACTAAGGAATTAGTAACTCGCAAAAGGTCATGTTATAGTGCTCTAATGATTTTTTATCTGTAGCGTTCCTCTCAAAGAGTTCACCATCTTCACAGATATTTTGAGCACGACGTCTGGGTCACGCCAGACTGCCAGCGACTCCAATTACCTGAGAAATGTTTTGCAACGTTCGTTGAATGTACACATGAGAAAAGGGATTGAAGAATagattggttgatattagtggtGGTTAGCAGTGTATATTTACTGACTCCAACACCTAGTCACTCGCCAACAACACCACCAATCATTCTgtattaaaaacaaataaaaatttaatGCAACTGTTCCAACTTTTCAacttaatttctttctttttctttttaccctCCCAAACCATTTGAAAACcccgagaaaaaaaaaattaaaagaaaaagaccTTCCCCTTGATGAACTCAAActtagattcatcatcatcagcatcatcGTCATAAGACcacaaatcaaaaacaaagaaaagaaaagaaaaaccccCCTCATTTTCTACTCAACTTTTCTTATCTAATCTTATTACTtccccttcttctcttctttcactCTATCTATCTCAACTCTTCCACTGTAAGACTCATCTGGGTTCACCTATACTTGCATCTCTTCCTCAAATTTCTAACCTTTTATTCAAAATCAGTATTTTTTATTATCTGGGTTCCCCTCGGGTTTTATAAATCTGCCTAATTTTTCTGTTTTTCTGAGGTGTTTTCATTGAGGCAACAGCTAGATCTATTTTATGTGTTTCTTGATCCAGAGCTACATACAAAATCACTCAAATGGAAGGTCAGCTATTTcttgttaatgtttttaattggTAAATGAATCTGTATAGTAAATTGCTGTGAAGATAATGATGGTCATTAGGGGTAAAAGGGGTTTATTTTACTTGGATTGGAGAACTTATTGGATTTTGAATGCTTGTAGTGTAATGTGTTTATGATGCATAGTTGCAATAGAATTCACACATTGGAGGGGCTAGTGATAGTCATTTCATGGGGAATAGTACTTCCCGTGTCGTAGGCTGCTTTGTGCCAAATGGTAATGGTAGAGGTGGGGAAGTTGATTTAGACTTGCTAGAGCCATTAGATGAAGGATTGGGACATTCCTTTTGTTATGTTAGGCAAGTAGTTTTTGACTCACCTTCTATTACCCCATCAAATTCTGAAAGGTTTACAGTAGATTCTAGCACACTTGATTCTGAAACGTTGAGTGGGTCATTTCGACGTGAGATTGTAGATGATCCGCTGAATTTGCTGAGACCTAATAAGAATTTTCCTGAGACTACGTTTAAAACCATCTCGGGAGCTTCAGTCAGTGCCAATGTCTCGACTGCTCGGACTGGAAACCAGAGTGCATGTTTTTCTAGTGATACCCAAGAACCTGCTGCATCGTTTGAGAGTACGTCTTCATTTGCTGCAATCCCATTGCAACCTGTGCCTCGTGGGTCTGGACCTTTGAATGGGTTCATGTCGGGACCTTTGGAGAGAGGATTTGCTTCTGGTCCATTGGAAAGGGGAGGTGGGTCAATGTCAGGGCCAATTGAAAAAGGGGCTTTTATGTCAGGTCCTCTTGATAGTACAGACAAAGCTAACTTCTCGGCTCCGTTGGCATACGGTCGCAAAGGACCAGGTCTTAGGCATCTTGTAAGGAGCATGAGTGGGCCGATGAAGAGCGCCCTGACTAGGACATTCTCAAGACATTCCATGAGGTCTGGTTGGATGCAGCGATTTTTTTTGCATCCGATGACTCAGTTTGTTTGGCATCCAAAGGAACCAAAATTCCGCCCTGAACCCCCACAGCAGCAGGGTCTTGATTTGGGTCCATCTGAGGAGGATTATAGGAATACGCGGGACTTGCAATGGGCGCATGGCAAGGCTGGGGAAGATAGAGTTCACGTAGTGTTGTCTGAGGAACAGGGATGGCTATTTGTTGGAATATATGATGGATTTAGCGGTCCAGATGCACCTGATTTTCTCATGAACCATCTCTACAAGGCAATTGACAAAGAGTTAGAAGGATTACTTTGGGATTTTGATGATACATCTGCAGATATTCCATCTAACTCTGAATTCCCTGATGGTGAAAATGTTGAGGTATCAGAATGCAGACAGGAGGACCTTGAGAGTTCTCAGTTAAGGGAAGTGCCAGTTCAAGGTGGTATAGAAGAACCAGTTCATCTTGGAACCGTGAAGGTTCAAGTATCCAACCATGAGATAGTTGAGGAAAAAGATGAAGTCAGGGAGAAAGCCGAAATGCATGGGGCAAAATGCAGTGATGATCCTGGAAAAAGATCGAGTGTCTCGTTCTCAGAAAAGTTTCCTGCTACAACTGAGAAACTGGGGGGCCAAGGGAAGAGAAGCAAAAGACTTTATGAGCTACTTCAGATGGATCTTGCAGATGTACAAGGTTCTACCTCATCATCAGAAGTTGGTAAAGAAAGAGAAGGTTCGTCGAATTTGCAGCCAAGTTTTGATGGTTTGTATACAAGAAAAACCTTACCAGAAGCGCAGCTTATGTCGTGCTCCGAGAATCCTAAAGGGGGCGGTTCTAGCTGCTCAACTGCAGATTTTAATCTTATTGGCAATGATGAAGGAGATGCTGGGCAAGAGTCAAAACCAGGTATTTCAACTTGTACTGATTCAGTCCAAAGGCACGGTGCAAAAAAGTCAGTGATTGGATCCAAAATTAGGAAGATGTATAGAAAACAGAAGTCCTTACGTAAAAAGCTGTTCCCTTGGAGTT harbors:
- the LOC113333096 gene encoding protein phosphatase 2C 32-like → MGNSTSRVVGCFVPNGNGRGGEVDLDLLEPLDEGLGHSFCYVRQVVFDSPSITPSNSERFTVDSSTLDSETLSGSFRREIVDDPLNLLRPNKNFPETTFKTISGASVSANVSTARTGNQSACFSSDTQEPAASFESTSSFAAIPLQPVPRGSGPLNGFMSGPLERGFASGPLERGGGSMSGPIEKGAFMSGPLDSTDKANFSAPLAYGRKGPGLRHLVRSMSGPMKSALTRTFSRHSMRSGWMQRFFLHPMTQFVWHPKEPKFRPEPPQQQGLDLGPSEEDYRNTRDLQWAHGKAGEDRVHVVLSEEQGWLFVGIYDGFSGPDAPDFLMNHLYKAIDKELEGLLWDFDDTSADIPSNSEFPDGENVEVSECRQEDLESSQLREVPVQGGIEEPVHLGTVKVQVSNHEIVEEKDEVREKAEMHGAKCSDDPGKRSSVSFSEKFPATTEKLGGQGKRSKRLYELLQMDLADVQGSTSSSEVGKEREGSSNLQPSFDGLYTRKTLPEAQLMSCSENPKGGGSSCSTADFNLIGNDEGDAGQESKPGISTCTDSVQRHGAKKSVIGSKIRKMYRKQKSLRKKLFPWSYDWHREETHASQRMEEPLGPMRRCKSGLVDHDAVLRAMSRALENTEKAYMDMVETALDRNPELALMGSCVLVMLMKDQDVYAMNLGDSRIILAQDRQSDRHSNPNLAKDDPKHWNRSRESLVRVELDRISEESPIHNQNSLVDKINKSREISLCRIKMRAIQLTTDHSTSMEEEVLRIKAEHKDDNQSVLNDRVKGQLKVTRAFGAVFLKEPRFNDTLLEMFRIDYIGTAPYLSCIPSVLHHRLCSSDRFLVLSSDGLYQYFSNEEVVSHVAWFIENAPEGDPAQYLIAELLFRAAKKNGMDFHELLDIPNGDRRKYHDDVSVMVVSLEGRIWKSSG
- the LOC113332638 gene encoding uncharacterized protein LOC113332638, producing MIHFPTSTQSHYHKHLLLFPNCNHQSLLSNVNPNLIFFPKNQTLIYPSNRKLLLRSSSIKLSSDSSDFELPPVNEDDNYDSGTMSSSSVESMSPSDSIIGVDIEIEEIGKNSRRIRSQVGIDASLETIWGILTDYERLADFISGLAVSKLLQKGGSFARLFQIGQQSLALGLKFDAKGIVECYEKELETLPFGRRRDIDFKMVEGDFQTFEGKWSIEETYTERYKNSNEAGGVEKDFEKTTTLCYVVDVKPKMWLHVRLVEGRLCREVQLNLSCIREEAMKDTVLKTTLPTC